gcgggtttttgaaacgcagttgcgtttttaccaaaaaacgcagcatttttagacgcatgcgtttttagtgcagtgagtcattcatcatcccccacccacaataaaaagtgtctacacaatagataaagaaccaccaatggctagaagagggttggtgttaacaaatgtgtatataccctggcagagatgaattcctcacattttgctggtattcatgatggagcgaaccatgaacagtatctacatggatatggatatggaatttgccttggctcatgcctatgctgttgcctgttttaatgaaagggaaagggaaaaacggagatggagtcgtcgccgcttttggatccaccctatagttgaagtccgggagagtcgtggagcataccattgcttgtttggcgaactgaatgacaaccgggaaaaatatttcgaatatacccggatgtcacaggagagcttccgctatcttctgcgtcgggtggaaggatccattagcaggcaggacacgcagctccggagagctatttccgcagaggaacggctgctggtgactctacggtacgttgctgtttgaatgactgtgatatgtatttactttttattttattttattaatttttttcaattgtaatggtcaatgtacttttataaattataatgtgctttattctaaatttctttatcttctttgcagtttcctggctaccggagaaacgttgaggtcacttcattttcaattccggattggagtctccactctttcaggaattattgctgagacatgccgcgctttgtgggataatctccgggaggaatatttacctgtccctacaagtgcaatctgggaggccaacgcacagaaattcaaccaagtgtgtaattttccaaactgtattggcgctgtcgatggaaagcacattcggattaccaagcctgcgaaaagtggatcccttttctacaattataaaaa
This region of Ranitomeya imitator isolate aRanImi1 chromosome 1, aRanImi1.pri, whole genome shotgun sequence genomic DNA includes:
- the LOC138642091 gene encoding uncharacterized protein translates to MMERTMNSIYMDMDMEFALAHAYAVACFNEREREKRRWSRRRFWIHPIVEVRESRGAYHCLFGELNDNREKYFEYTRMSQESFRYLLRRVEGSISRQDTQLRRAISAEERLLVTLRFLATGETLRSLHFQFRIGVSTLSGIIAETCRALWDNLREEYLPVPTSAIWEANAQKFNQVCNFPNCIGAVDGKHIRITKPAKSGSLFYNYKKYFSTVLMAIAGADCRFLAVDIGAFGRANDSRTFKESDMGQKLY